The genomic segment CGGACGCTGCGCGAGCCGGCACGTCCTGCCCTACGTCATCGCCCAGGTCATCGGTGCAACGGTCGCGGCCTTCGCCCTCTACACCATCGCCTCCGGCAAGGCCGGCTGGGTGCCGAACGGGTTCGCCTCGAACGGCTACGGCGAACTCAGCCCCGGCAAGTACGGCCTCGCCGCCTGCCTGATCACCGAGGTCCTGACGACGTTCATCTTCCTGTTCATCATCGTCGGCACGACGTCGAAGGGCGCGGCGGCGGGCTTTGCCGGCATCCCCATCGGGTTTGCCCTCGTGCTCATCCACCTGATCTCGATTCCCGTGACCAACACATCGGTCAACCCGGCGCGCAGCACGGGGCCGGCCCTGTTTGCAGGGCCGGACTACATCGCGCAGCTCTGGCTGTTCTGGCTCGCGCCGATCGCTGGAGCGATCGCGGCCGGCGTCGTCGGGCGATGGCTCTACGAACCCGCCGATATGGTCGAGACAAGGGTGCTCGAGAGGGCGCCTGACTGACGGCGGCGCACGAATGATGACGAGGCAATCTCGTGCCCCGTCATCATGCACCGTCAGGCTACTGCGTTTACTAAAGCTTCTCTTCCTCGAACGCCCTGACCCATTCCGCGCAGATGCCGGAGCGGACGATGTCGTCGAGGGTGAACTCCACGATCGGGATCGTCATCATCCGGCTCTTCACGAGGTGGATGACGGTGCGAAGCCCCGAGGTCTCGCGCAGGTCGGTCTGGGACACGTCGCCGTTGATGATGACCTGGCAATCGTCGCCGATGCGGGTCAGGAACATCTTGATCTCGGCGGTGGTGGTGTTCTGCGCCTCGTCGAGGATCACGAGGCAGTGCTTGAACGTGCGTCCGCGCATCACTTCGAACGGCACCACTTCGATGTCGCCGGCTTTCACCGCGATGTCGAAGGCGGCCGCACCCATGCGCTCTTTCATGGTTTCGGTGAGCGGCGCGACCCATGGCGCGATCTTCTCTTCAAGCGTGCCGGGGAAGAACCCGAGCGAACGGCCGGACGGCACGTTGGGGCGGGTGATGACGACCTTCGAAATCCGGCGCTGGCGGAGAAGATCGGCGGCGCGGGTGCCGGCGATGAAAGTCTTTCCGGTGCCGGCCGGTCCTAAGACGATGACTTGCGAAGATGACGCGAGGGCGTCGAGGTACTGACCTTGTCGATCGGTCAGTGGTTGGATCGGTGCGGGGTTACGTTCCTCGTCGAAGCGGGTGCGATGCATCCGGATCGGTCGGTCCTCAACCAGTTCAAGCCGTGCGCGTCGTCTCTTCATGGATCGATACTCCACCTTGACTCGTGCGTGACTCTCGCAAACTCGCTTTTTCAACCCGTCTCGACTTTCGCGACTCTCCTTCGATTCGGCGAAGACATTGCCGATCTTCGTTCGACTGTACGCAAGAGCAAAGCCAAACCCTATGAGTCGGTTCCACGGCGCAACATGAAGGCTGTGGAGAGCGGCTTTCAGGCAACGCTTCGCCCACGCCGCAAGGGTTGCAGGCGGGGGCGACGGCGGCGTGACGGCTTTGCGAAGAAGCGATGACCCAAGAAGCGTTGACCTACGCGCCTCTCGGCGCTGCCTGCGGATCGGGACGATCCCTGCCTGGGCCATCGCGGGCGTCGCCCTCCTCGGGCGGCGGCGCAGCCGGCGGATCACCGCCGGCGGGACGCTTCAACCGGGTTGGAGGAAGCTGTCGAGCACCATTTTCCGGCCGGCCTTGTCGAAGTCAACGGTGAGCTTGTTGCCGTCGATGCCGGCCACGCTGCCGGGTCCGAACTTGGTGTGGAAGACCCGTTGGCCGTGCTCGAAGGTGGAGGGCGCGCCCGTGGATTTGGCGACCAACTCGCCCTCGATCTCCCGCGGACCGCTCGCGCGGCCACCCCGGCCCTGTCCCCCGTTCAGTCCCCCTCCGAACCCGCCCGAGGTGTTGGCCTGGGCCCGCTGCCAGCCCGGCGTGCCGTAGGACGAGCCGAACGGCGTCGGGTTGCGGTCGAAGCGTGAGGCGCCGGCCGAGAAATGCGCGGGCGCCTCGACCACGTCCACGGCCTGCGGCGGCAACTCGTCGATGAAGCGCGAGGGGATGGTCGAGGACCAC from the Methylorubrum extorquens genome contains:
- a CDS encoding water channel (aquaporin Z) (MIP family) (fragment) — its product is MPNGFASNGYGELSPGKYGLAACLITEVLTTFIFLFIIVGTTSKGAAAGFAGIPIGFALVLIHLISIPVTNTSVNPARSTGPALFAGPDYIAQLWLFWLAPIAGAIAAGVVGRWLYEPADMVETRVLERAPD
- a CDS encoding putative phosphate starvation induced PhoH-like protein (Evidence 3 : Putative function from multiple computational evidences; PubMedId : 2160940; Product type e : enzyme), whose amino-acid sequence is MKRRRARLELVEDRPIRMHRTRFDEERNPAPIQPLTDRQGQYLDALASSSQVIVLGPAGTGKTFIAGTRAADLLRQRRISKVVITRPNVPSGRSLGFFPGTLEEKIAPWVAPLTETMKERMGAAAFDIAVKAGDIEVVPFEVMRGRTFKHCLVILDEAQNTTTAEIKMFLTRIGDDCQVIINGDVSQTDLRETSGLRTVIHLVKSRMMTIPIVEFTLDDIVRSGICAEWVRAFEEEKL
- a CDS encoding conserved protein of unknown function (Evidence 4 : Unknown function but conserved in other organisms), yielding MSIGQWLDRCGVTFLVEAGAMHPDRSVLNQFKPCASSLHGSILHLDSCVTLANSLFQPVSTFATLLRFGEDIADLRSTVRKSKAKPYESVPRRNMKAVESGFQATLRPRRKGCRRGRRRRDGFAKKR